The sequence TATTATCGAACGTCTTCAAATAAAGAATTTACAATAAATTATTGTCCGGATTATTTGCCTGACAGTCTGAAGGTGTTGCATAATTATATTGTCAACGTGATTAACTGTTATAGGAACCCACATAACGATCAGTTCCAATTTCATGCTATCTCAAAAAGTGTGGCTGGCGATCTTTGGAAAAGACATAAACCTCCGGTAGAGAGTAAGATTGAAGAAGTGAAATTTGAATGGAAGTGAAGTAAAAATATATCATCGTTATCTAACTAAACACCCATACTATGAGAATAAAATTTATCGGCGCTGCCCGCGAAGTAACCGGCAGCAAACATTTGATAACAACCAAAGAGGGAAAGAAAATCCTGCTCGACTGCGGCATGTTTCAGGGGAAAGGAATGGAGACCGACGCCATGAACCGTAACCTCGGTTTCGACCCGGCAGAGATAGACCACATCATCCTGACTCACGCGCACATCGATCACTCGGGATTGATCCCCTACATGTACAACAACGGTTTCGAAGGCTCGGTGATCTGCACCAATGCCACCCGCGACCTCTGTGCCATTATGCTCTCCGACAGCGGCCACATTCAGGAGCTGGATGTGAAGTGGTACAACAAAAAAATGGTAAAAAAAGGGCTACCGACCGTGAGCCCTATTTACAACGATAAAGATGCCGAGGCGTGTATGAAACTCTTTATCGGGGTGGCCAACGACCGTCGCTTCTATTTCAACGACAAAAAAAGCCACAACGGCATCAACGTAAAGTTTACCAATACCGGTCACATGCTGGGCAGTTCGGTGGTAAACCTCGAAATCAAAGAAGGAGATAAGATAATCCGGTTAGCATACACCGGCGATATCGGTCGTCCTCATAACCGTATCATCCAGCCCCCGATGCCTTTCCCGCAATGCGATTACCTGATTACCGAATCGACCTACGGCGACCGTCGGCACCAGGCTGATAAAGAATCAGAAGAAGATTTGCTGCGCATCATCACCGAGACCTGCGTCGACAAAGGAGGCAAGCTGATTATTCCTTCGTTCTCCATCGGGCGTACTCAGGAGATTGTCTTCGTGCTCAACAACCTCTACAACGACGGCCGTTTGCCAAAGATCGACATCTTCGTCGACAGTCCGCTTTCGGTCAACGCCACCGAGGTGTTCCGAATGCATACCGAATGCATGAACGAGCATGTGAAGGAGGTGCTGAAATACGATCCCGATCCGTTCGGCTTCAACACACTGCATTACATCAAAAATGTGGACGACTCCAAAAAGCTCAACGACTACAAGAAACCTTGCGTGATTATCTCTTCGTCGGGCATGATGGAAGCCGGTCGCATCAAGCATCACGTGGCCAACAACATTGCCGATCCGAACAACACCTTGCTGATTGTGGGCTACTGTTCGCCCACCTCGTTGGGTGCGCGCATCCAGCAGCCGGGGCTGAGGGAGATCTCCATCTTCGGTGAAATGCACCCCATCAATGCGAAGATCGAAAAGATAGAGGCATTCTCCGGGCACGGCGATTACAGTGAAATGAGGGCTTTCCTGAGCTGTCAGGATACGGCACAATTGAAGAAAACCTTTTTGGTTCACGGTGAATACAAAACGCAACAGATCTACCGTGATTTTCTCGGGAAAGAGGGTTTTTCAAACATCGAAATTCCAGCTCCTGGAGAGGAATTTGAACTATCGTAAACTAGGGGAAATATGAGTTTATTCAGAGTCATTCTAGCAATTGTTTTCCCTCCGCTTTCGGTACTGGATAAAGGCTGCGGCAGCTTCCTGATCATTTTCCTTCTCACTCTGTGCGGGTGGGTTCCGGGAGTAATCGGAGCATTGATTATTCTCAACAAACGGAAATAAACGAAGATACCGCAACACGCAAAAACGGGATGAACAAAAATACCAATGTATAATTGTTTATCCCGTTTCCATTATGCAGCATGTCAACTTTCTGGCTTTACCTGGTAGCATAAAGCAATATTGCTTCCCCATCATGATCTCCCGTCGTTATCCATCTTGAATTTATCCGGTTTTCAAGATTACATTCGCCTATAATCCGATAGATATGACCACGCCCTAGTTTTTCGCAGAAGTCGTTTCTGGCAATGGTAAACGATTGATAGACGTGATGGGCTCTGCTAAAAAACCGGAATGCTTCACGGCTGAAAGCGCCAACAAAGATGTATTTACCCTCGAAGTATTCAGGACCCATTATGCGTCCATGATTGTTGGGAAACAAAAAATTGCGATCGGAAAGCGCCCGTCTGTGTTCGTCCGGAAGCTGACTTAACCGATTGGTGTCTATCCTTGCATAATACCCGGAAGAATGCCCCTCACGGTCAGTATAGCCTTCTTTCTGACATGCAATCATCAGCTTCCGGATTGATTCTGTCCTGGTTTTAGCAAATGCATCGATAATTACTACATTAATAGGTTCGATAAGTTCCTTATTCTGAAACCGGGTACCCAACCAATCTGCCGGTTTGCCACTGCTTCTTTCCATCCACTTGCCAATTTCGGGCAGTTTGATCTCTTTCAAAGAGTTTGGCTGCGAGTCACAAACACAGAAAGTTAGGAGTAATAGAACGAAAGAAATCAAAGGTTTAAGCATAAGGTAAATAATAACGAATCATACATAACATCAGTTAACTCATTGCAAATATCCGTTAGTTTTTACCATTTTGTATTGCTCTTCCCCAAAAAACAACAAAAAAGCCTGCAACTCAACCGAGTGCAGGCTTTGATATTTTTAGATGAAATCTCTTATTTGATATTCAATTTCTTTTTAACCAAAGGCAGAACATCTACACTCTGATCTGAATGATAAAGAATTGCAGGAACCTGCAAGTCGAAAATGTAAATAAAGCCGTTTTCAAGACCAACGTCGTTGATGGCTTTCTTAATTTTATCAACAATAGGTTGAACTAATTCTTGTTGTTTTTTCTGCAGGTCGTTTTGAGCTGTTTGGTTCAAAGTACTGATACGTTGTTCCATTTCTACAATCTCACTCTGACGAGCTTGCAAGATAGATTGAGGCATGCTATCTTTTTTGTCAACAAATTCTTTTACTCTTTTGTTATACTCATCACGCATTTTGTTGATCTCGTTTTCATAATTTGTAGCGAGATCCTGAAGAGTTTTTTCTACAGTAGCTTTTTCTGGCATTGCATTATACACATCCTGTGAATTGACATGGCCGAATTTATTTTGAGCAAAAGCCATAATAGGTGCAACGCACAAAACCAGCACAATAATTTTCTTAAGCATAAGTTGATTTTTTAATAATGAAAATTTTTCGCAAAAATAGGGATTTATTTTGAATATCCAAGTTTGACTAACACTTCATCGCTTATGTCTATTTTAGGCGATGAGAAGATAATATTCATAGATGAAGACTTATCCAGAATCAGTTGGTAGCCTTTATCGTTTGAAATGGTTTGAATCGCATTATAGACTTCGTCCTGAATAGGTTTCATCAGGCTTTGTCTTTTCTTGTAGAGTTCTCCTTCCGGACCAAAATACTGACGTTTCAAATCCTGAGCTGCCTTTTCTTTTTCTACAATTTCGTTTTCTCTTTTAGTCTTCATCTCTGGCGACATAAACACAACTTCTGTCTGATATGTCTTGTAGAGATTTTGTACCACCTGCATTTTCGCCTCCACTTCCGCCTGCCATTTTTTTGACACCTGGTTTAGCTGCTCATTTGCCGATTCATAGGCTGGCACATGTTTCATGATATACTCCATGTCTACTATAGCAAATTTCTGAGCGTGAGAAAAGCTGAAGGCTCCCATCAAAAACACGAACAAAATAATAAGCTTTTTCATAGTCTTCTGATTTTAGTTGCACATTCAAAAATCTATATTTTAGAACTCTTGCCCGATAATAAAGTGGAAGTGGCTTCCACCATACGAAGTACTTCCGTTAATCTTGTCGAAACCATATGCCCAGTCAATACCCAGCAATCCAAACATCGGAAGGAAGATACGAACACCAACACCAGCCGACCTCTTCAAATCGAAAGGATTGAATTCTTTACCGGAGCTCCAGCAGTTACCTGCATCAACAAATGCAAGGGCATAGATATTGGTTGTTTGTTCCAACACCAACGGATATCGCAATTCAGCTCCAACTCTTGTATATACGTAACCAATCTGTGCACTTTGCAAAGCACCGTTTCTGTAATAAGATGCTGTCGGCGTCAACGAACCGTTTTCATAACCACGTAAACCGATAGTTTCTGTTCCGTAAGTGGTATAACCAGTCATACCGTCACCACCCATGTAGAACGTTTCAAATGGAGAACGTTTGTATTTGTTATAATAGCCAAGGTATCCATATTCAGTTCTTCCCATCAACACAAACGTACGATTGGCATTAGAAAGAGGAATGAAGAATTTACCCTTGAATTTCAGTTTATAGAATTCAACCATATTGTATCGATCCTGATCACTCATTGTAGCTGAGTAGTCCTTGTGATCAAAAGAAGAATACGGAGGTGTAAACTGTCCGGACAAAGTAAAAGTTGAACCACTACGCGTATAGATCGGATTATCTGTTGAATTCCGGCTTAAAACCACATTCAGACTGGCAAGGTTAGCTACACCGTCAGACATAAGGAAATAGCTCCAGTTTTTCAATGAATAACGTTGATATTCAAGACCAAGATTCAACTGAAAATAGTCATCAGGCCATTGCAAACGCTTACCCCAACTTGCAGAAATACCAAATGTATGAATATACTTATCCGGGTCTGCTTCATAAGCATAGCTGTTGCCATAATTATTTCCGTAGCCGCCGTAACCGCCATAATATCCACTTGAATATGAATTATAATAATTACCGAGATAACTTGAATAACGGTTACTTACACCAGTCTGGATAGAATAATATGCCGACAGAGATAATGAATTAGGACGCTTACCGCCTAACCATGGTTCAACAAAAGAAACGCTATACGATTGATAGTAGCTACCGTTAGTCTGACCTGATATAGAAAAAGTCTGACCTTCACCCTCTGGTACAAAACGATAAGTTGACGGTTTGAATAAGTTCTGAATAGCAAAGTTGCTAAACTTCAAACCCAGACTACCTACCACCCCGGTTTGTCCCCATCCGGCAGAAAATTCAATCTGGTCGTTCGATTTGGAAACCAAAGGCCAGCTGATATCAACATTACCTTCTTCGGGATTAGGTTGCACATCCGGCATCAGTTTTTCCTGCTCGAAGTTACCTAATTGAGCTAATTCGCGCATGGTACGCATCAAGTCGGATTCGCTGTAATATTGTCCGGGAACGACATACATTTCACGGCGAACCACATGTTCGTATACGTGGGTATTTCCGCTTATTTTAACATCATTGATTGTGGCCGGTTTTCCTTCATAAAGACGCATCTCGAAGTCAATAGAGTCATTCGCTGTATTAACTTCAACCGGGTCAACATTCATAAAGAGATATCCTTTATTCTTATAGAATTTTCCTACTGCATCTTCATCGGTGGACAAACGTTTGTTCAATAATTTGGCATTGTATGTATCTCCCTTTTTGAGACCCAACACCATGCTCAAATATTCACTCGGGTAAATAGTATTTCCTACCCAAGAAATATTACGTATATAATATTTTTTACCTTCATCCACTTTCAGGTAAACATTAACGCTCTGATCGTCATAACGGGCTACACTATCCCAGACTACAGCTGCATCACGAAAACCTTTTTCATTGTACCGTTCAATGATAAGATTCTTATCTGCGGTGAAATTCTCATCCACAAATCTTTTAGTTTTGAACAGGTTAACCAATTTCGGTTCATTGGTTTTTTTCATTGCGCCTACCACCTGATTAAAGGATAAAGCCTGATTTCCTTCAAGGAATATTTCATGTACTTTCACCTTGCGACCCGGATCGACATCAATGTCAACCGTCACCATTCCTTTTTGAAGGGTATCATTTTTTTGAACGACAGAAACCGTTGCATAACGAAAACCTTTATCATTCAGGTATTTCTTTATCACGGTCACCGCTTTATCTTTCAAATCTGGAGTCAACTGACTACCTTTAATCATTCCGATTTTAGGATCGACATCTTCGATGTACGACTTCTTAAGTCCTGTATAATTAATTTTAGAAATGCGGGGACGTTGCTGAACTACAATTTCTATCCAGACTTTATTCCCTTCTATTTTGGATGCTAAAACTTTTACATCAGAAAAGAAACCCTGTTTCCAAAAACGTTTCAAAGCTCCGGTCAGTTCGTCTCCGGGCACTTTCACCTTTTGACCTACAGTAAGACCTGAGAAGCCTACCAATACATAATCTTCATACATTGAAGAACCCGAAATTTTAATTCCGGCGATTTCGTATTCTCTTGGATTCTGTGAATAATAAATATTCGGGATAGATGCTTTAACTGTATCTTTTGCGGTTTGCTGACTTGTTGCAGGTTGTTGAGCAAAAGCTGTTACGGATAAAATCAGGGAAGTGAACGCGAATAATGTTCGTTTTAACATATGCTTTTTAGATGAAGTATGCGTAAGTAAAATAATCTATCAATCTGTTTTCAGTTGAAGTCCAGTCTTTCCGAAGCGACGTTCGCGACTTTGATAATCACAGATTGCTTCATAAAATTGTTCTTTGTCAAAATCAGGCCAAAGCGTATTCGTGAAGTAAAGTTCGGAATAGGCCAATTGCCACAGTAAAAAATTACTAATGCGCATTTCGCCACTGGTACGAATCAACAAATCAGGGTCCGGTATGCCTTTCGTTGTAAGATAACTGTCAAACATCTTATCCTCAAGGTCTTCAGGCTTTGCCTTGCCGGACTGCACATCCTGACAAAATAATTTTACCGCATTAATTATCTCCCATCTTGCAGAATAACTCAGGGCTAAAACCAAGGTTAAACCTGTATTTTGTGCAGTAATTTCAATACTATTTTTCAATCTTCGTTGTGCATCTTCGGGCAAGCGGTCATGATCCCCGATTGACACTAAGCGCACATTGTTTTTATTTAGATCGGGTGTCTCTTTTTCGATAGTTACTGCAAACAATTCCATTAAGGCCTTTATTTCATCCTCCGGTCTGTTCCAGTTTTCTGTCGAAAATGTATATAATGTCAAATATTCAACTCCAATTTCAGCAGCAGCTGCGGTCACATCGCGCACAGCGCCAATAGCACTTTGGTGTCCAAAAGCACGAGCCATACCCTGTTGCATTGCCCATCGTCCGTTCCCGTCCATTATAATGGCTACATGTCTCGGTACACGGGCTCTGTCTATTGTATCTAAAAATGAACTCATGTTTGTGTTATCTAATTAATAATCAGTATCCTTTTAAGAAACCTGATCTACATTCACATTTCTGTGTATAAATTGCAAAGGTGACTGCAATTGTCAGTGTTGAATAAAAATCGTTATTAAAAGACATATTTTGATTCAACAAATACGGATTATTCAGCTCCGCTACCCCTTCGAGTCTGTCGGACAGAGCTTTATTAATTGTCCATTCCAAATTAAGATCTAATCGGCTACTCAACTTCAGTTTTCCTCCTACCCCGCAACTTAACACAACTGCCCGTGCAGGAGAGATTGGTTCGGAAAGAATGGTTGCATTTTTCTTTTGCCTGCTACAGGCTATAAATCCAACACCCCCTAATATGTAAGGAGTTACTATCGAACTTTCAATGTTGTACTCTGACTGTTCATACGGAAAAAAGTTAAACTCGCCCTGTATGGTTGCAAATAAATAATTGTGATTAAATGCTACCTGATACGTGTCCGAATAACCTTTTATTCCACTGAAAGACAATGCACTCTTTAGTGCTAGTCTGTTATTTAACGGATAACGGACTAAGCCGCCGATAACGCTTCTGTTATAAGCGAACAACTTCTGATTGGCATCGCCAAGGTAAAATGATGTACCTGCAAGAGGACCGATCTCTATCGTGTGCTCAAAATCCTGACAATACGCCAATTGAGTGACACCTAACAGCCCCATCCAAAAAATCAATTTTCGAATCATGTGACTTGCTTTTAGTATTTCACTTCAATAACGTAAAAATGCCCGTCCAAGTATTATTCCAATAAAATTTGCCCACAAAAGTAGCAAATATCTTTCTATCAAAACAGGTGCTCTTTTCTTTTGCCCTGATATTTAACATAAAATCACAAAGAAAAAAATATCCTGTTTGCAGGGCTTTATGGCCTCATTGCTTTTTTTTAATTGCCATCATTGAACCGCTTTCTGCTTTTCAAAGCTTCCATTCAAATCCGTCTTTCGTATCTTTAACATCGAAACCAAAGGCAGCTAACTGGTTACGAATTTTGTCGGCTGTAGCCCAGTCCTTGTTTGCCTTCGCTTCGAGACGAATACTAAGCAACAAGTCTATCGCTTTTTTGTACGCTTCTGTAGAAGAATCCACATCTGAGAGTTGAGTTTTCAAGCCAAGAATATCTTCAATAAAGAGTTTCATAACAGACTTTAACTCATCCAGATCAGCCTGAGAAATAGTTCCCTTGCCATCATGAACGGTATTAATCGCTTTGATAGCTTCAAACAACTGTGCAATTACAACCGGTGTATTCAGGTCATCACACATCGCTGCTTCACATTTATCACACAAACCTGCCACATCCACTGTGGTTTCAGCTCCAGCCTGCAATTTCTGCAAACGTTCATACCCTTCCACCAATCTGGACAATCCTTTTTCCGATGCCACCAATGCCTCGCTGCTAAAATCGACCGTACCACGATAATGAGCCTGAAGAATAAAGAAACGGATAGTCATCGGGCTGAATGGCTGAGTAAGCAATTTGTGATTTCCAGTGAAAAATTCTTCTAGTGTAATGAAATTACCCAGCGATTTACCCATCTTTTGTCCGTTGATGGTTATCATGTTGTTGTGCATCCAGTAACGTACTGATTCGTGGCCGAGGGCTGCCGTCGACTGAGCGATTTCGCATTCGTGATGCGGAAATACCAAGTCCATTCCGCCACCATGAATATCAAATTTTTCGCCCAAATATTTTGTACCCATTACCGAACATTCGAGATGCCATCCCGGAAAGCCATCACTCCATGGTGAAGGCCAACGCATTATATGTTCTGGCATTGCTTTTTTCCAAAGAGCAAAATCAACACTTTTACGCTTTTCGTGCTGACCATCCAAATCGCGTGTTGTTTCCAACAGCTCATCAATATTGCGACCGGACAATTTCCCGTAATGATGGGATTTGTTATACTTCTCAACATTAAAATAAACCGACCCGTGACTTTCGTATGCAAAGCCCGCATTCAGGATATGCTTCACAAACTCAATTTGCTCTATAATGTGACCCGATGCATGAGGTTCAATACTGGGAGGAAGCACGTTAAGCGCTTCCATCGCTTTATGATATCGATTAGTATAATACTGAACAATCTCCATTGGCTCAAGCTGCTCAAGCCGAGCCTTCTTTGCAATCTTATCTTCTCCGGCATCGGCATCGTTTTCGAGGTGCCCCACATCAGTTATATTCCGCACATAACGAACTTTATAACCAAGATGCGTCAGATAACGAAAAACCAGGTCAAACGTAATCGCCGGACGCGCATGTCCCAAATGAGCATCACCATACACTGTAGGACCACAAACGTACATACCCACATGAGGTGCATGAAGTGGTTCAAAAATCTCTTTTTTTCTACTTAATGTATTATAAATAAACAGTTTATTATCCATATCTTTAATGCTTACATCGTATCAAATTGAAATAACAAAGATAACTCATTTTTTTAACCCCTGCAATCAAATATCATACAAGCCTGATTATTAATGCCTTTTATAAAATAAAAGCGCCCAAACAAATCCCTGATATAGTTCTTCTATCCAACAACGCACTTTGTTGTCAGCCATGTGTAAAACTGACAAAAATGCACCAAATTGTTGTATTAAAATGATAGAGAAGCGGCAAAAAAAGTGTACATTTGCACCCGTATTTCTACTATATTGTATGACCAAAAGTAAATTAACCGGGATGGGCGTTGCCCTGATTACCCCATTCAAAGCAGACGATTCGATTGATTTTGATGCTCTTGCAAAACTTGTGGAGCATCTGATAAAAAACGGCACCGATTATCTGGTTGTTTGTGGAACAACAGCAGAAACAGCTACCATGACCAAACAGGAAAGAGATGAAGTTACCCGCTTTGTCATCAGAGTCAATGCCGGAAGATTGCCTATCGTTCTGGGTGTCGGTGGAAACAATACACAAGCTGTAATAGATCAACTTCAAAACGACGATTTGAGTGGTGTCGATGCTATCCTTTCGGTCACACCCTATTACAACAAGCCATCACAGGAAGGTTTATACCAGCATTTCAAAGCAATTGCGACTGCATCCAGACTACCGATTATCCTTTACAACGTTCCGGGAAGAACAGGTGTCAACATGACGGCTGATACAACATTGCGTTTGGCTAATGATTTCAAAAATATCGTTGCAATCAAAGAAGCTTCCGGCATCTTTACGCAAATTGATGATATTATCAAAAACAAGCCTGAAAATTTCGTGGTAATTTCAGGAGATGACGGCATCACCTTTCCTCTGATAACATTAGGAGCTGTTGGTGTAATCTCTGTTATCGGCAACGCTTTCCCATACGAGTTCAGCCGCATGGTGAGACTCGCACTCAACGGCCAATACGATGCTGCTCGTGAAATTCATTATCGTTTCAACGAACTATTTAAGCTCCTGTTTGTCGATGGAAACCCGGCTGGTGTAAAAAGTATCTTATCCGTAATGGGTATGATAGAAAACAAATTACGTCTGCCGTTAGTACCGACTACCATTACAACATTTGAGAAAATACGAGTAGTACTCAACAGTCTGAATGTTAAGTGCTAATCAAAACAAAATTCATATCCTTCACCTAAAATAACAATTGCTATGACAGATGTAAAGGTATTTTTAAAAGCCGCAGAAGAAAAAATGGAAGGTTCCGTACGCTTCTTAGATGAATCGTTGGCTCACATCCGTGCAGGAAAAGCTAATCCCCGTATTCTTGACGGTGTATTCGTTGAATATTATGGAAATCATGTTCC comes from Paludibacter jiangxiensis and encodes:
- a CDS encoding MBL fold metallo-hydrolase, whose product is MRIKFIGAAREVTGSKHLITTKEGKKILLDCGMFQGKGMETDAMNRNLGFDPAEIDHIILTHAHIDHSGLIPYMYNNGFEGSVICTNATRDLCAIMLSDSGHIQELDVKWYNKKMVKKGLPTVSPIYNDKDAEACMKLFIGVANDRRFYFNDKKSHNGINVKFTNTGHMLGSSVVNLEIKEGDKIIRLAYTGDIGRPHNRIIQPPMPFPQCDYLITESTYGDRRHQADKESEEDLLRIITETCVDKGGKLIIPSFSIGRTQEIVFVLNNLYNDGRLPKIDIFVDSPLSVNATEVFRMHTECMNEHVKEVLKYDPDPFGFNTLHYIKNVDDSKKLNDYKKPCVIISSSGMMEAGRIKHHVANNIADPNNTLLIVGYCSPTSLGARIQQPGLREISIFGEMHPINAKIEKIEAFSGHGDYSEMRAFLSCQDTAQLKKTFLVHGEYKTQQIYRDFLGKEGFSNIEIPAPGEEFELS
- a CDS encoding YqaE/Pmp3 family membrane protein, coding for MSLFRVILAIVFPPLSVLDKGCGSFLIIFLLTLCGWVPGVIGALIILNKRK
- a CDS encoding OmpH family outer membrane protein, whose product is MLKKIIVLVLCVAPIMAFAQNKFGHVNSQDVYNAMPEKATVEKTLQDLATNYENEINKMRDEYNKRVKEFVDKKDSMPQSILQARQSEIVEMEQRISTLNQTAQNDLQKKQQELVQPIVDKIKKAINDVGLENGFIYIFDLQVPAILYHSDQSVDVLPLVKKKLNIK
- a CDS encoding OmpH family outer membrane protein, which codes for MKKLIILFVFLMGAFSFSHAQKFAIVDMEYIMKHVPAYESANEQLNQVSKKWQAEVEAKMQVVQNLYKTYQTEVVFMSPEMKTKRENEIVEKEKAAQDLKRQYFGPEGELYKKRQSLMKPIQDEVYNAIQTISNDKGYQLILDKSSSMNIIFSSPKIDISDEVLVKLGYSK
- the bamA gene encoding outer membrane protein assembly factor BamA, translated to MLKRTLFAFTSLILSVTAFAQQPATSQQTAKDTVKASIPNIYYSQNPREYEIAGIKISGSSMYEDYVLVGFSGLTVGQKVKVPGDELTGALKRFWKQGFFSDVKVLASKIEGNKVWIEIVVQQRPRISKINYTGLKKSYIEDVDPKIGMIKGSQLTPDLKDKAVTVIKKYLNDKGFRYATVSVVQKNDTLQKGMVTVDIDVDPGRKVKVHEIFLEGNQALSFNQVVGAMKKTNEPKLVNLFKTKRFVDENFTADKNLIIERYNEKGFRDAAVVWDSVARYDDQSVNVYLKVDEGKKYYIRNISWVGNTIYPSEYLSMVLGLKKGDTYNAKLLNKRLSTDEDAVGKFYKNKGYLFMNVDPVEVNTANDSIDFEMRLYEGKPATINDVKISGNTHVYEHVVRREMYVVPGQYYSESDLMRTMRELAQLGNFEQEKLMPDVQPNPEEGNVDISWPLVSKSNDQIEFSAGWGQTGVVGSLGLKFSNFAIQNLFKPSTYRFVPEGEGQTFSISGQTNGSYYQSYSVSFVEPWLGGKRPNSLSLSAYYSIQTGVSNRYSSYLGNYYNSYSSGYYGGYGGYGNNYGNSYAYEADPDKYIHTFGISASWGKRLQWPDDYFQLNLGLEYQRYSLKNWSYFLMSDGVANLASLNVVLSRNSTDNPIYTRSGSTFTLSGQFTPPYSSFDHKDYSATMSDQDRYNMVEFYKLKFKGKFFIPLSNANRTFVLMGRTEYGYLGYYNKYKRSPFETFYMGGDGMTGYTTYGTETIGLRGYENGSLTPTASYYRNGALQSAQIGYVYTRVGAELRYPLVLEQTTNIYALAFVDAGNCWSSGKEFNPFDLKRSAGVGVRIFLPMFGLLGIDWAYGFDKINGSTSYGGSHFHFIIGQEF
- a CDS encoding isoprenyl transferase, encoding MSSFLDTIDRARVPRHVAIIMDGNGRWAMQQGMARAFGHQSAIGAVRDVTAAAAEIGVEYLTLYTFSTENWNRPEDEIKALMELFAVTIEKETPDLNKNNVRLVSIGDHDRLPEDAQRRLKNSIEITAQNTGLTLVLALSYSARWEIINAVKLFCQDVQSGKAKPEDLEDKMFDSYLTTKGIPDPDLLIRTSGEMRISNFLLWQLAYSELYFTNTLWPDFDKEQFYEAICDYQSRERRFGKTGLQLKTD
- a CDS encoding DUF6089 family protein, whose protein sequence is MIRKLIFWMGLLGVTQLAYCQDFEHTIEIGPLAGTSFYLGDANQKLFAYNRSVIGGLVRYPLNNRLALKSALSFSGIKGYSDTYQVAFNHNYLFATIQGEFNFFPYEQSEYNIESSIVTPYILGGVGFIACSRQKKNATILSEPISPARAVVLSCGVGGKLKLSSRLDLNLEWTINKALSDRLEGVAELNNPYLLNQNMSFNNDFYSTLTIAVTFAIYTQKCECRSGFLKGY
- the cysS gene encoding cysteine--tRNA ligase; this encodes MDNKLFIYNTLSRKKEIFEPLHAPHVGMYVCGPTVYGDAHLGHARPAITFDLVFRYLTHLGYKVRYVRNITDVGHLENDADAGEDKIAKKARLEQLEPMEIVQYYTNRYHKAMEALNVLPPSIEPHASGHIIEQIEFVKHILNAGFAYESHGSVYFNVEKYNKSHHYGKLSGRNIDELLETTRDLDGQHEKRKSVDFALWKKAMPEHIMRWPSPWSDGFPGWHLECSVMGTKYLGEKFDIHGGGMDLVFPHHECEIAQSTAALGHESVRYWMHNNMITINGQKMGKSLGNFITLEEFFTGNHKLLTQPFSPMTIRFFILQAHYRGTVDFSSEALVASEKGLSRLVEGYERLQKLQAGAETTVDVAGLCDKCEAAMCDDLNTPVVIAQLFEAIKAINTVHDGKGTISQADLDELKSVMKLFIEDILGLKTQLSDVDSSTEAYKKAIDLLLSIRLEAKANKDWATADKIRNQLAAFGFDVKDTKDGFEWKL
- the dapA gene encoding 4-hydroxy-tetrahydrodipicolinate synthase encodes the protein MTKSKLTGMGVALITPFKADDSIDFDALAKLVEHLIKNGTDYLVVCGTTAETATMTKQERDEVTRFVIRVNAGRLPIVLGVGGNNTQAVIDQLQNDDLSGVDAILSVTPYYNKPSQEGLYQHFKAIATASRLPIILYNVPGRTGVNMTADTTLRLANDFKNIVAIKEASGIFTQIDDIIKNKPENFVVISGDDGITFPLITLGAVGVISVIGNAFPYEFSRMVRLALNGQYDAAREIHYRFNELFKLLFVDGNPAGVKSILSVMGMIENKLRLPLVPTTITTFEKIRVVLNSLNVKC